One window from the genome of Haloprofundus halobius encodes:
- a CDS encoding topoisomerase DNA-binding C4 zinc finger domain-containing protein, whose protein sequence is MSEEIRLFTGDCTTTFEGAREQTQRGHVVVLVKPDGTVLVHDADGYQPVAWLTRADSVTVEADDSGFAVTARTDDQTLRVVSNEATGHASYPVTSAGVPVGDCPDCGGALVRTGGDVRCLGCESSYSLPAGAVVLDETCDDCGLPLMRVERGTTFECCIDYSCESLDDLVREAFDREWTCPDCESDLRVRRAGGGPLLAGCDDYPACDTAFTIPAGIVVDNCDCGLPVFETARGRRCLDGTCEQFRAD, encoded by the coding sequence ATGTCCGAGGAGATACGACTCTTCACCGGCGACTGTACCACGACGTTCGAGGGTGCACGCGAGCAGACCCAGCGCGGTCACGTCGTCGTGCTCGTCAAACCCGACGGAACCGTGCTCGTCCACGACGCCGACGGCTATCAACCGGTGGCGTGGCTCACCCGCGCCGATTCGGTCACCGTCGAAGCCGACGACTCCGGCTTCGCAGTCACCGCTCGAACCGACGACCAGACGCTCCGCGTCGTCTCGAACGAGGCGACCGGCCACGCGAGCTATCCCGTCACGAGTGCGGGTGTCCCGGTCGGCGACTGCCCCGACTGCGGCGGCGCGCTCGTCCGAACCGGCGGTGACGTCCGCTGTCTCGGCTGCGAGTCGTCGTACTCGCTGCCCGCGGGCGCGGTAGTACTCGACGAAACGTGCGACGACTGCGGCCTCCCGTTGATGCGTGTCGAACGCGGCACCACCTTCGAGTGCTGCATCGACTACTCGTGCGAGTCGCTCGACGACCTCGTCCGCGAGGCGTTCGACCGTGAGTGGACCTGTCCGGACTGCGAGTCGGACCTCCGCGTGCGGCGCGCGGGCGGCGGTCCCCTTCTGGCGGGGTGCGACGACTACCCCGCCTGCGATACGGCGTTCACGATTCCGGCGGGCATCGTCGTCGACAACTGCGACTGCGGTCTCCCCGTCTTCGAGACGGCGCGCGGGCGACGCTGTCTCGACGGCACCTGCGAGCAGTTTCGGGCCGACTGA
- the endA gene encoding tRNA-intron lyase, producing MHGYARDDAVRVGGNARQQFHDARGYGSPVEGNEIDLAPVEAAHLLYRGDLDSVDDDGFREFFVSATRAEPRFALRFLVYADLRERGFYLSPAREPWVETDAAGDPDCDFVVFPRGKDADDGVVEHRVRVVGERASVVAADMAGYVFAVVDEESELTYLEATEHAYDGETAYDPPSKLEGDLLDDRAVCWNTPEELFESGFYGQPLRGRDAAVEGVVQLSLLEAASLVADGALSFGTDDDYAAVVERGRTVEGDRFDRRLRVYDALRERNVVPKTGFKFGADFRTYAAVESVEHLGHSETLVRVVHPDHSFAPRDLSLDVRLAGGVRKRMVFALTDANEGIDWLSVARLTP from the coding sequence ATGCATGGCTACGCACGCGACGACGCCGTCCGTGTCGGCGGGAACGCCCGCCAGCAGTTCCACGATGCGCGCGGATACGGTTCTCCGGTCGAGGGAAACGAAATCGACCTCGCGCCCGTCGAAGCCGCTCATCTCCTCTACCGGGGTGACCTCGACAGCGTCGACGACGACGGCTTCCGGGAGTTCTTCGTCTCGGCGACCCGCGCCGAACCGCGCTTTGCGCTGCGGTTTCTCGTCTACGCCGACCTCCGCGAACGCGGTTTCTACCTCTCGCCCGCCCGCGAACCGTGGGTCGAAACCGACGCCGCTGGCGACCCCGACTGCGACTTCGTCGTCTTTCCGCGCGGCAAGGACGCCGACGACGGCGTCGTCGAACACCGCGTCCGCGTCGTCGGAGAACGCGCCTCCGTCGTCGCCGCCGACATGGCGGGCTACGTGTTCGCCGTCGTCGACGAGGAGAGCGAACTGACGTATCTGGAGGCGACCGAACACGCCTACGACGGCGAGACGGCGTACGACCCGCCGTCGAAGCTCGAGGGGGACCTCCTCGACGACCGAGCGGTCTGCTGGAACACGCCCGAGGAACTCTTCGAGTCGGGGTTCTACGGCCAACCGTTGCGCGGCCGCGACGCGGCCGTCGAGGGCGTCGTTCAACTCTCGCTGCTCGAAGCGGCGTCGCTCGTCGCCGACGGCGCGCTCTCGTTCGGCACCGACGACGACTACGCCGCCGTCGTCGAGCGCGGCCGCACGGTCGAAGGCGACCGATTCGACCGCCGACTCCGGGTGTACGACGCGCTGCGCGAGCGAAACGTCGTCCCGAAGACCGGCTTCAAGTTCGGCGCGGACTTCCGGACGTACGCCGCCGTGGAGTCCGTCGAGCATCTCGGCCACTCCGAGACGCTCGTCCGCGTCGTCCACCCCGACCACTCCTTCGCGCCGCGGGACCTCTCCTTGGACGTTCGCCTCGCCGGCGGGGTCCGGAAGCGAATGGTTTTTGCGCTGACCGACGCCAACGAAGGCATAGACTGGCTGTCGGTCGCTCGCCTGACACCGTAA
- a CDS encoding tryptophan--tRNA ligase, with the protein MTRDTDPETTETPERRVRTDDERARTDDEHAHTDARTDGGETETSGADDVALDPWGSSTVSDYRKLFEEFGIEEFDDLLDEVPSPHYLMRRGVIFGHRDYRPVAEAMRDDEDFAVLSGFMPTGDPHIGHKLVFDEIIWHQQQGGDAYGLIADLEAHSARGLSWNEIDEHARDYLLSLLALGFDAEAGELYRQSDNRELQDLAFELGSKANFSEFEAIYGFGGETSVSHMQSVVTQMADILYPQLEEPKPTVIPVGPDQDPHVRLARDLASRMRFFGVTEAYASFELDDRERTLVAACYEHLDPADFDDHDLRCVHVAAFLDGATPETLDELGVVVDSETVRSARGKLDEAGMEPLRPRVRFLDRNATEDAFDALVEAIDGEKRVFDEHVDTFELSAEEAEELARQVEIENGGYGFLPPSSIYHRFMTGLTGGKMSSSIPASHISLLDDPQEGYDKVRSATTGGRETAELQRELGGEADKCPVYELYAYLLTGDDDEFAKQVYDECVGGERLCGGCKEQAAELMYEFLEDHQGKREEAEKLLESLEIDLDSKRRGTGGEH; encoded by the coding sequence ATGACACGAGACACCGACCCCGAGACGACAGAGACGCCGGAGAGGAGGGTGCGCACCGACGACGAGCGTGCACGCACCGACGATGAGCATGCACACACCGACGCGCGAACCGACGGTGGCGAAACCGAAACCTCGGGCGCTGACGACGTGGCGCTCGACCCGTGGGGCTCCTCGACCGTCTCCGACTACCGCAAACTGTTCGAGGAGTTCGGCATCGAGGAGTTCGACGACCTGCTCGACGAGGTGCCGAGCCCACACTACCTGATGCGCCGCGGCGTCATCTTCGGCCACCGCGACTACCGCCCGGTGGCGGAGGCGATGCGCGACGACGAGGACTTTGCTGTCCTCTCGGGGTTCATGCCGACGGGCGACCCCCACATCGGCCACAAGCTCGTCTTCGACGAGATCATCTGGCACCAACAGCAGGGCGGCGACGCCTACGGCCTCATCGCCGACCTCGAAGCCCACTCCGCTCGCGGCCTCTCGTGGAACGAGATCGACGAACACGCTCGCGACTACCTGCTGTCGCTCTTGGCGCTCGGCTTCGACGCCGAGGCGGGCGAACTCTACAGACAGTCGGACAACCGCGAACTGCAGGACCTCGCTTTCGAACTCGGCTCGAAGGCGAACTTCTCGGAGTTCGAGGCCATCTACGGCTTCGGCGGCGAGACGAGCGTCTCGCACATGCAGTCGGTCGTCACGCAGATGGCCGACATCCTCTATCCACAGTTAGAGGAACCCAAGCCGACGGTCATCCCGGTCGGCCCCGACCAGGACCCCCACGTCCGCCTCGCGCGCGACCTCGCCTCGCGGATGCGCTTCTTCGGCGTCACCGAAGCGTACGCGAGTTTCGAACTCGACGACCGAGAGAGAACGCTGGTCGCCGCCTGCTACGAACATCTCGACCCCGCCGACTTCGACGACCACGACCTGCGCTGCGTCCACGTCGCGGCGTTTCTCGACGGCGCGACACCCGAGACGCTCGACGAACTCGGCGTCGTCGTCGACTCGGAGACGGTCCGCTCGGCGAGAGGGAAACTCGACGAGGCGGGGATGGAACCGCTCCGTCCGCGCGTTCGGTTCCTCGACCGTAACGCGACGGAGGACGCGTTCGACGCGCTCGTCGAGGCTATCGACGGCGAGAAACGCGTCTTCGACGAGCACGTCGACACCTTCGAACTCTCCGCCGAGGAGGCCGAGGAACTCGCCCGACAGGTCGAGATAGAGAACGGCGGCTACGGCTTCCTCCCTCCATCCTCCATCTACCATCGGTTCATGACCGGCCTCACCGGCGGGAAGATGTCCTCGTCGATTCCGGCGAGTCACATCAGTCTGCTCGACGACCCCCAGGAGGGCTACGACAAGGTCCGGTCGGCGACGACCGGCGGCCGCGAGACGGCCGAACTCCAGCGCGAACTCGGCGGCGAGGCCGACAAATGTCCCGTCTACGAACTGTACGCCTACCTGCTGACGGGCGACGACGACGAGTTCGCAAAGCAGGTGTACGACGAGTGCGTCGGCGGCGAGCGCCTCTGCGGCGGCTGCAAGGAACAGGCGGCCGAACTGATGTACGAGTTCCTCGAAGACCACCAGGGGAAACGCGAGGAGGCCGAGAAACTACTGGAGTCGTTAGAGATCGACCTCGACTCGAAGCGAAGGGGTACCGGCGGCGAGCACTAA
- a CDS encoding ornithine cyclodeaminase family protein, translating into MGTNTVRVLSDDDVSRLLSLSDLLPVIEAAFVKQGRGEVERPPRPHFPVGTDEAGENPAGTALTMPAYLHGADAYATKLAAVHGGNEARGLPTVNAQIALTDAETGVPLSYMAGTRITNARTGCIGGLSAKHLAQGDELRLGVVGAGTQARWQTRAVAAATGLESVRIYSPSDSREACAADLRDEDELDGVDVQAVDSPEAAVDDANVVVTATTSEEPVFPGSALDSGTLVVAVGAYTAEMRELDAETVERAVRIFADVPEEAAETGDVAGTGLSAPDLTPLSDVFEGKSGREGDEEILVVASVGTAVLDAATAAHVYEAAESEDVGREIEL; encoded by the coding sequence ATGGGTACGAACACGGTTCGCGTGCTCTCGGACGACGACGTCTCCCGCCTGCTCTCGCTTTCGGACCTCCTGCCCGTTATCGAGGCAGCGTTCGTCAAACAGGGGCGCGGCGAGGTAGAGCGGCCGCCGCGGCCGCACTTCCCCGTCGGCACCGACGAAGCGGGCGAGAATCCGGCCGGGACGGCGCTGACGATGCCCGCCTACCTCCACGGGGCCGACGCCTACGCGACGAAACTCGCCGCGGTCCACGGCGGGAACGAAGCGCGCGGCCTGCCGACGGTCAACGCCCAGATCGCGCTGACGGATGCAGAAACGGGCGTTCCGCTGTCGTACATGGCCGGAACGCGCATCACGAACGCGCGAACCGGATGCATCGGCGGGCTTTCGGCGAAGCATCTCGCGCAGGGGGACGAACTCCGTCTCGGCGTCGTCGGCGCAGGCACGCAGGCGCGCTGGCAGACCCGCGCCGTCGCGGCGGCGACGGGCCTCGAATCAGTCCGAATCTACTCGCCGAGCGACTCGCGCGAGGCCTGCGCGGCAGACCTGCGAGACGAGGACGAACTCGACGGTGTGGACGTTCAAGCGGTCGACTCCCCAGAAGCGGCCGTCGATGACGCGAACGTCGTCGTCACGGCGACGACCAGCGAAGAACCCGTCTTTCCGGGGTCAGCGCTCGATTCGGGGACGCTCGTCGTCGCCGTCGGCGCGTACACCGCCGAGATGAGAGAACTCGACGCAGAGACCGTAGAGCGTGCGGTGCGCATCTTCGCGGACGTCCCCGAGGAGGCGGCGGAGACGGGCGACGTTGCGGGCACCGGACTGTCGGCGCCGGACCTCACGCCGCTATCAGACGTGTTCGAGGGGAAATCGGGGCGCGAGGGTGACGAAGAGATACTAGTCGTCGCGAGCGTCGGCACGGCAGTTTTGGACGCGGCAACGGCGGCACACGTGTACGAGGCGGCGGAGAGCGAGGACGTGGGGAGGGAAATCGAGTTGTAG